In the genome of Ctenopharyngodon idella isolate HZGC_01 chromosome 19, HZGC01, whole genome shotgun sequence, one region contains:
- the zbtb22b gene encoding zinc finger and BTB domain-containing protein 22b, with protein MQSATADQGYGDSVGSATGSVVQVSFPSVQTSVLDSLNRQREEGHLCDLSIHVQGQVFKAHRCVLAASSPYFHDQVLLKNMSTVSIPAVMDPLAFESVLSCAYTGQLRMLREDIVNYLTVGSVLQMWHIVDKCTELLREGRGGSSGAQGSGDKENAGHSGSGNKVTQADGGDAPSTPQPPSRPSFSESQSPSSTNYFSPRDANFGGAMVTTGAVGEGAVHSTPTYCMPSGGEEGFMIEEDEDDDDELLFPRKSDRGGKRKGSTSVSDQEVGVSDSFGVSSYQDGDSSPNQKRPSYSQPSIMPRKQWVVVKTEHSRDDDLIVVSGGEEGGDDEEEREMEMVRERDRTFNISNVRTLSGLRENAEMEAQVDYCQSSEDYLKFERGLIDQTSSQHPPENPGQCPNRAVSALLGSVQSTAARAQLFPLDMQGNQILLYNQAALESTSPLGLAGGMSGVSLKGSLEHGAVHLPGQGALGSGMEGLDGGMAGNSGKVFMCHCGKTFTHKSMRDRHINMHLDLRPFHCPVCAKKFKMKHHLTEHMKTHTGLKPYDCHGCGKKFMWRDSFMRHRSHCERRSKGDGRAGSERSVISPPHHLKLSSASESNQGSVGTRSGIPVLSPQHSISSNGVSCLSMGAPGSLLGISSQSGPHSLGSGVLGIGGNRNGGVEEVCEGNVDESSVT; from the exons ATGCAGTCGGCCACAGCGGACCAAGGCTATGGTGACTCCGTGGGTTCGGCCACTGGTTCAGTGGTGCAGGTGAGCTTCCCCAGCGTGCAGACATCAGTGCTGGACAGCCTGAATCGGCAGCGTGAAGAAGGTCATCTCTGCGACCTCTCCATCCACGTTCAGGGCCAGGTGTTCAAGGCCCACCGATGTGTGCTGGCTGCATCGTCACCTTACTTCCATGACCAG GTGCTGCTGAAGAACATGTCCACTGTCTCCATCCCTGCCGTCATGGACCCCCTGGCCTTTGAGAGTGTCCTCAGTTGTGCGTACACTGGCCAGCTGCGAATGCTCCGCGAAGACATTGTTAACTACCTCACCGTTGGCAGTGTGCTTCAAATGTGGCACATTGTGGACAAATGCACTGAGCTTCTCAGAGAGGGCAGGGGAGGTTCCAGTGGAGCTCAGGGATCTGGAGACAAGGAGAATGCAGGACACAGCGGCAGCGGCAACAAGGTCACCCAAGCGGACGGAGGAGACGCACCTTCTACTCCTCAACCTCCCAGTCGACCTTCCTTCAGCGAGAGCCAGTCCCCAAGCAGCACCAATTACTTCAGTCCTAGAGACGCAAACTTTGGCGGGGCCATGGTGACAACCGGAGCAGTAGGAGAGGGTGCCGTACACTCCACCCCGACCTACTGCATGCCCTCAGGTGGAGAGGAAGGTTTCATGATTGAAGAAGATGAAGACGACGACGACGAGCTCTTGTTTCCCAGGAAAAGTGATCGGGGAGGCAAGCGCAAGGGCTCGACCTCCGTCTCCGATCAAGAGGTTGGTGTAAGCGACAGCTTTGGAGTTTCATCGTATCAAGATGGAGATTCCTCACCAAACCAGAAGCGGCCGTCGTACAGTCAGCCGAGCATTATGCCCAGAAAACAGTGGGTGGTGGTGAAGACGGAGCACTCGAGAGACGACGACCTGATTGTGGTGTCAGGAGGAGAGGAAGGAGGTGACGATGAGGAGGAACGAGAGATGGAGATGGTCAGAGAGAGGGACAGGACAtttaacatatcaaatgttagGACCCTCTCTGGACTCAGAGAAAATGCTGAAATGGAGGCACAG GTTGACTATTGCCAGTCCTCGGAAGACTACCTCAAGTTTGAGAGGGGTTTGATTGACCAGACATCCTCTCAACACCCTCCTGAGAATCCCGGTCAGTGCCCCAACAGGGCCGTATCCGCCCTTCTCGGCTCGGTTCAGTCAACGGCCGCCAGAGCTCAGCTTTTCCCTCTGGATATGCAAGGAAACCAGATTCTTCTGTACAATCAAGCCGCCCTGGAGTCTACATCTCCATTAGGGCTTGCAGGAGGTATGTCCGGGGTGTCTCTAAAAGGGAGCCTCGAACATGGAGCGGTACACTTACCCGGCCAAGGTGCACTGGGTAGCGGCATGGAAGGATTAGACGGTGGTATGGCTGGCAATTCAGGCAAGGTCTTCATGTGTCATTGCGGGAAGACATTCACACACAAGAGCATGCGGGACCGCCACATCAACATGCACCTGGACTTGCGGCCCTTCCACTGCCCCGTCTGCGCCAAGAAATTCAAGATGAAGCATCACCTCACAGAGCACATGAAGACCCACACCGGTCTGAAACCCTACGACTGCCACGGCTGCGGGAAGAAGTTCATGTGGCGCGACAGCTTCATGAGGCATCGCTCGCATTGCGAGAGACGCAGCAAGGGTGACGGAAGAGCGGGATCCGAAAGATCGGTCATCTCTCCGCCACATCATCTGAAGCTCTCATCAGCCAGCGAGTCCAATCAAGGTAGTGTTGGCACCAGGAGCGGGATTCCCGTTTTGTCTCCGCAACATTCCATTAGCAGCAACGGCGTCTCGTGTCTCAGCATGGGAGCACCAGGGTCTCTTCTAGGAATCAGTTCTCAAAGTGGGCCGCACAGCCTTGGATCTGGCGTTCTGGGCATTGGTGGTAATCGTAATGGGGGTGTGGAGGAAGTCTGTGAGGGTAACGTTGACGAAAGCAGCGTCACATAG